From the Fusobacterium ulcerans ATCC 49185 genome, the window TTTTACTCTAAGAGTAAGAAGCCCTACAAAATCTGGTTCTATTTCACTTATTAATTCCCCAGTCTTAATGGCATGATCTGTCCAGTCTTTTTTTCCTAGAACTCCAACTATGAAAGTAACTGAAAGTAAGAAGCCTGCTTTTTTTGCTTTCCTGCATAGAGCAGCATGTTCAGCTGCAGTTACTCCTTTGTTAATCTTTTCCAGAACTTTATCATCTCCACTTTCCAGTCCTATATATAGTAATGAGATTCCACTTTCTCTTATTTTTTTAAGTTCCTCATCTGTTTTCAATTGTATAGACTTATGTGTAGCATAAGAAGATATTCTTTTACATTCAGGAAATATTTCTTTTATATATGCTAATATTTCTAAAAGCTTTTCTGTAGGTATTATCATTGCATCTCCATCAGCAAGGAATATCCTGTCAGCATATTTTACTTCTTTTCTGAAATATTCTATTTCTCTTTTTATCTGTTCTATAGGCTTTATAGAAAACTTTTTACTTTTATACATATCGCAAAAAGTACATTTATTGTGAGAACACCCAACTGTTACTTGAAGAATAAGGCTATAAGCTTCACTAGGAGGACGATACATATCCCCAATCCATACTTCACTTAAATTTTTTATCATAAGAATCACACCTCTTTTATTAGTTTTTTCTTTAAAATTGTTTCAGTTAATTTTTTTCAAATAATTTATATATTTCTATAATAGCATATTTTCCTAAATAGCAAACAGGTAATACTGTAAAGGCAAATAATAAATTTCCTCTAAACATATTTAAAGATATATCTAGTATAGGGATTAATCTTAGTATATAACCATAAAATAAATATCCTGGCAAAATTTTTCTAAAGTTAAATTTCATTTATCTTTCCAGCATTATATTTTTATAAAAATAAATTTTATTTTCCTTTAATAAAATTTTTTACTAAACAATAAGTCAATTTTAACTTATAATTTAAAATCAACTCAACAACAAGTTAAGAATAACTTATTCTAAAGATTATACTTTTTCTTCTTTCTTGCAATCATTGTTTGACTTGTTTTTAAAAATTCAGCTGCCTTATAAGTACTGCCATATTTTTTTAAAGCATATTTAATATATCTCTTTTCACATTCTTCTAAATATTCATTTAGAGATTGATCTTTAATTTCTGTTTCTTCATGAAAAACAATTTCACCCTCTTCATCATTTAAAGCTAAAGATGGTTTCTGCTCTATAAATAAAAGTGGAGCTATATTTGAAAGTTCAATAATTTCCCCTGTAATCATAATAAAGCTTCTTTCTACAAAATTTCTAAGTTCTCTAATATTTCCAGGCCAGTTATAGTTCAAGATGGCTTTAAGAGTTTTTTGAGAAAATATTTTAGTCTTATTATAGCTATTACAATAGTATTCTCTAAAATGTTCCACTAAAGGTAAAATATCTTCTTTTCTTTCACACAAAGGTGGGAGATAGATTGGAACAATATTTAACCTATAATATAAGTCTTCTCTGAATCTTTTTTCATGTACCATCTTCAGCAAATCTTCATTTGCAGCAGTAATCAATCTAAAATTAACTTTCCTAGTAACAGTAGAACCAATTCTGCTTATTGTTTTTGTTTCTATAGCTCTTAATATTTTTCCCTGCAATGCTAATGGCAAAGAATTTATTTCATCAAGAAAAAGTGTACTGTCATTAGCTGCTTCAAACAACCCTTTTTTCCCTTGTGAAGAAGCACCTGTAAATGCTCCTTTTTCGTAGCCAAATAATTCAGACTCCAGAAGGCTCTCAGGAAGAGAAGCACAGTTTATAATAATCATTTCTTTTGAAGCTCTTTGGCTTTTTTCATGAATATATTTGGCTAAAACCTCTTTTCCAGTTCCAGATTCCCCTAAAATTATTACAGTTGTATCAAGAGGAGCTAAAGTATCAGCCAGATTCATAATATTTTTCATAACAGGACTTTCAGCAATTATATTTTTTAATTTCTGATTCTCAATAGCAGGCAATTTTATAAAGGATCTTACTTCATTATGAATAGCTTCCTGATAAAGATAATTTATATTTTCAACAGGAATACAAAGTGCAATCACACATGCTATATTTCCATTCATATCTAAAATAGGGCTGGAAGCTACAATTTGTTTATAATGTTCATGTCCCTTTATTTCTACATCTTGAAACATCACTATTCTTTTTTTCAGTTTACAGACTTTTTCTGTAATGCAGATATTAATCTCCTTATTTTTCTTTAGACTATATACATTATATGCTAACAGCTTTTCTTTTGGTATTTTTACCATATTTACATAAACAGTATTGGCAAAAACATAGTTTCCAAGAGAATCAACAATATAGATTCCATAAGGAAGATTATCCAGAGCATTTTCTAAAAGTTCTCTTTGTATCATTGCACACCTCCCTCTCAGCTCTCTTAAAATTATAACACAAAAAGATTAAAAACTTAATTATAATATTTGGCATAGATATTGCTTATTATTAGGGCAAGGAAATAAATAAGGAGGTCAAGTATGAAAATAGCAATTTTGGGATGTGGAGCAATGGGAACTGTTATGGGGGCCTATATGACAAAGAATGGTTTAGATGTAGAAATGATTGACAACTACAAAGAACATGTGGATATGCTGAATAAAAATGGTGCTCATATTATTGGAAGTGTGGATATGCTGATACCTGTGAAAGCAATTACTCCAGAGGAAATGAAAGGAATATATGATATAGTCTTTCTTTTCACAAAGCAAACAGCAAATGATGTGGTTTTAAAAAATCTTCTTCCTCATTTAAATGAGAAAAGTACAGTGTGTACATTACAGAATGGGGTACCAGAACATTTTGTAGCAGAATATGTAGGAGAAAAAAGAACAGTAGGAGGAACAGTTCTGTGGGGAGCAACTTTTGTAGAGCCAGGAGTATCAGAGCTGACACAAGATATAACAAAAAATGATCATCTTTTTGAAATAGGGGAGATAGATGGTACTATAGGAGAAAGAATAAATAGGATAGCACAAGTATTGGGATATATGGGAAAGGCAAAAATTACTGACAGTTTAATGGCATCAAGATGGGGAAAGCTGATAAATAATGCTTGTATGAGTGGAATGTCTGCTGCATGTGGAGCAACATTTGGGGAGATTTTGAAGAATGAAAAATCAAGGGCCTGTCTGAGTTATCTAGCAAGAGAGGTAAAAAAATGCTGTGAAGCAGAAGGATATGAACTTCCAATTCTTTTAAATGAACAGGAACCTTTTTCATGCGACATAAAGGATCAAGAAATGTTTAATATTAATCAAAGAATGTTTTTAGAAATGTATAAGGATATGCACACAGCTAAAGCTAGTATGTTACAGGACCTAGAAAAAGGAAAGAAAACAGAAGTTCTCATGATAAATGGGTATGTAAGTTCAACAGGAGATAAACACAATATTCATACACCATTCAACGATACTGTTGTTGAAATAGTTAGTAAAATAGAGGATAAAATTCTTCCTCTTTCAATGGATAATTTAAAATATTTTAATGATGACCTATTCAACTATGAATATTACAAAGAAGAAAAATAGAATTAAAATTAGGAGGAAAGATGGATATATTATCTGTAATAGGTTTGATATTAGCAGTTGTAGTTTTAGTCATAGGAGCTTACAAAGGACTTGGAGCTCTTCCTTTGACACTTCTTGCTTCACTGGTTGTTATATTGTCAAGTAAAATTCCTATCTGGACTGGATTTTCTCAGTACTATATGAATGGATATACAAGTGCATATTTCAGTTATTTTTTACTATTCTGTAGTTCAGCACTATATGCAAAGCTGATGGATATTTCAGGATGTGCAACTTCTATAGGATATCAATTTATCGACTGGTTTGGAAAGAAAAGAGTGCTTTTAGTTTCAACTTTGATTATAAGTGTATTGACATATGGTGGTGTAAGCCTGTTTGTTGTTGTTTATGCAGTTGCACCTATTATGTTCTTATTATTTAAAGAGGCTAATCTTCCAAGACATTTGACAATGGCGTGTCTAATAACAGGATCAGCAACTTATACAATGACTTCCCTTCCAGGAACTACAGCTTTAACAAATGTTATCCCAACTCAATATTTGGGAACAACACTGACTGCTGCTCCTGTATTTGGGATTCTTGCTACTA encodes:
- a CDS encoding radical SAM protein, with protein sequence MIKNLSEVWIGDMYRPPSEAYSLILQVTVGCSHNKCTFCDMYKSKKFSIKPIEQIKREIEYFRKEVKYADRIFLADGDAMIIPTEKLLEILAYIKEIFPECKRISSYATHKSIQLKTDEELKKIRESGISLLYIGLESGDDKVLEKINKGVTAAEHAALCRKAKKAGFLLSVTFIVGVLGKKDWTDHAIKTGELISEIEPDFVGLLTLRVKEGTELHNEYLRGEFQKADGIEILKETEKIIENINVKAPVVFRTNHASNYLSLGGTFPQDKERLLSEIKSVLQRGTIIERRYREL
- a CDS encoding sigma-54 interaction domain-containing protein produces the protein MIQRELLENALDNLPYGIYIVDSLGNYVFANTVYVNMVKIPKEKLLAYNVYSLKKNKEINICITEKVCKLKKRIVMFQDVEIKGHEHYKQIVASSPILDMNGNIACVIALCIPVENINYLYQEAIHNEVRSFIKLPAIENQKLKNIIAESPVMKNIMNLADTLAPLDTTVIILGESGTGKEVLAKYIHEKSQRASKEMIIINCASLPESLLESELFGYEKGAFTGASSQGKKGLFEAANDSTLFLDEINSLPLALQGKILRAIETKTISRIGSTVTRKVNFRLITAANEDLLKMVHEKRFREDLYYRLNIVPIYLPPLCERKEDILPLVEHFREYYCNSYNKTKIFSQKTLKAILNYNWPGNIRELRNFVERSFIMITGEIIELSNIAPLLFIEQKPSLALNDEEGEIVFHEETEIKDQSLNEYLEECEKRYIKYALKKYGSTYKAAEFLKTSQTMIARKKKKYNL
- a CDS encoding ketopantoate reductase family protein, producing MKIAILGCGAMGTVMGAYMTKNGLDVEMIDNYKEHVDMLNKNGAHIIGSVDMLIPVKAITPEEMKGIYDIVFLFTKQTANDVVLKNLLPHLNEKSTVCTLQNGVPEHFVAEYVGEKRTVGGTVLWGATFVEPGVSELTQDITKNDHLFEIGEIDGTIGERINRIAQVLGYMGKAKITDSLMASRWGKLINNACMSGMSAACGATFGEILKNEKSRACLSYLAREVKKCCEAEGYELPILLNEQEPFSCDIKDQEMFNINQRMFLEMYKDMHTAKASMLQDLEKGKKTEVLMINGYVSSTGDKHNIHTPFNDTVVEIVSKIEDKILPLSMDNLKYFNDDLFNYEYYKEEK